The Betta splendens chromosome 4, fBetSpl5.4, whole genome shotgun sequence genome contains a region encoding:
- the henmt1 gene encoding small RNA 2'-O-methyltransferase isoform X1, with protein sequence MFSPPLHRQRHQFVIDFVKRNKPKKVADLGCGECGLLRRLKFHREVELLVGVDVSSAKVKKKMYGLSPLAADYLQPSCDQLCVELYQGSVTQKDSRLRGFDLVTSIELIEHLSPADVGSFSDVVFGYMTPVVVIVSTPNSEFNPLLPGLVGYRHTDHKFEWTRAEFRSWALKVCEDYEYEVEFTGVGQAPPGQQEQFGFCSQIGVFQRLGGKHGCNTFGDGAEEMFSYTLLFSINYPSLRDNTTLQRVLVSEVLYWAEKLKSGWTDQEPERGSVSTRRQSEGAAGETHRGSPVGLFSRRVSEEQDEEVSWTNLQGQQESCTLTRCVAVPLAVLWSCCPKVRDLSGSLSNLRQLLLDEPKVKLSQDCSAVLLHYKEPDPEEEDFNVLEDSGYAEASHCSHSAQHWEDWQADL encoded by the exons ATGTTCAGCCCGCCGCTTCACAGGCAGCGACATCAGTTCGTAATTGATTTTGTAAAGAGGAACAAGCCCAAAAAG GTGGCGGACTTGGGCTGTGGCGAGTGCGGCCTGCTCAGGAGGCTGAAGTTCCACCGTGAAGTTGAGCTTCTGGTGGGAGTGGACGTCAGCAGCGCTAAGGTCAAAAAGAAGAT GTATGGATTATCTCCTTTGGCAGCTGACTACCTTCAGCCGAGTTGTGATCAGCTGTGCGTTGAGTTGTACCAAGGATCCGTCACACAGAAAGACTCCCGCCTCAGAGGATTTGATCTGGTGACCAGTATTGAGCT CATAGAGCATCTTTCTCCTGCTGATGTGGGGTCCTTCTCTGATGTGGTGTTTGGTTACATGACTCCTGTGGTGGTTATTGTCAGCACtccaaactctgagtttaaccCACTTCTCCCTGGACTGGTCGGTTACAGACACACTGACCACAAATTCGAATGGACCAGAGCAGAGTTCAGATCCTG GGCTCTAAAGGTGTGTGAGGACTATGAGTATGAGGTAGAGTTCACTGGTGTTGGACAGGCGCCACCAGGCCAGCAGGAGCAATTTGGTTTCTGCTCCCAGATTGGTGTGTTTCAGCGTCTTGGAGGTAAACATGGATGCAACACATTTGGTGATGGGGCAGAAGAGATGTTCTCATATACACTG TTGTTTAGCATAAACTACCCCAGCCTGCGTGACAACACCACCCTGCAGAGGGTCCTGGTGAGCGAGGTGTTGTACTGGGCGGAGAAGCTGAAGAGCGGATGGACAGACCAGGAACCGGAGCGGGGCAGTGTTTCCACAAGGCGTCAGAGCGAGGGCG cagcaggtgaaacgCACAGGGGAAGTCCAGTGGGTCTGTTCAGCAGGCGTGTGTCAGAAGAACAGGATGAGGAGGTGTCCTGGACAAATCTCCAAGGACAACAGGAATCGTGTACATTAACAAG GTGTGTGGCTGTCcctctggctgtgctgtggtcctgCTGTCCCAAGGTCAGGGACCTCAGTGGAAGTCTGAGCAACCTCAGACAGTTACTGCTGGATGAACCCAAAGTTAAACTGAGCCAGGAttgctctgctgtgcttttaCATTACAAGGAACCAG ATCCTGAAGAGGAGGATTTTAATGTTTTGGAGGACAGTGGCTACGCAGAGGCCAGTCACTGCTCACACAGCGCTCAACACTGGGAGGACTGGCAGGCAGATCTTTGA
- the henmt1 gene encoding small RNA 2'-O-methyltransferase isoform X2 translates to MFSPPLHRQRHQFVIDFVKRNKPKKVADLGCGECGLLRRLKFHREVELLVGVDVSSAKVKKKIIEHLSPADVGSFSDVVFGYMTPVVVIVSTPNSEFNPLLPGLVGYRHTDHKFEWTRAEFRSWALKVCEDYEYEVEFTGVGQAPPGQQEQFGFCSQIGVFQRLGGKHGCNTFGDGAEEMFSYTLLFSINYPSLRDNTTLQRVLVSEVLYWAEKLKSGWTDQEPERGSVSTRRQSEGAAGETHRGSPVGLFSRRVSEEQDEEVSWTNLQGQQESCTLTRCVAVPLAVLWSCCPKVRDLSGSLSNLRQLLLDEPKVKLSQDCSAVLLHYKEPDPEEEDFNVLEDSGYAEASHCSHSAQHWEDWQADL, encoded by the exons ATGTTCAGCCCGCCGCTTCACAGGCAGCGACATCAGTTCGTAATTGATTTTGTAAAGAGGAACAAGCCCAAAAAG GTGGCGGACTTGGGCTGTGGCGAGTGCGGCCTGCTCAGGAGGCTGAAGTTCCACCGTGAAGTTGAGCTTCTGGTGGGAGTGGACGTCAGCAGCGCTAAGGTCAAAAAGAAGAT CATAGAGCATCTTTCTCCTGCTGATGTGGGGTCCTTCTCTGATGTGGTGTTTGGTTACATGACTCCTGTGGTGGTTATTGTCAGCACtccaaactctgagtttaaccCACTTCTCCCTGGACTGGTCGGTTACAGACACACTGACCACAAATTCGAATGGACCAGAGCAGAGTTCAGATCCTG GGCTCTAAAGGTGTGTGAGGACTATGAGTATGAGGTAGAGTTCACTGGTGTTGGACAGGCGCCACCAGGCCAGCAGGAGCAATTTGGTTTCTGCTCCCAGATTGGTGTGTTTCAGCGTCTTGGAGGTAAACATGGATGCAACACATTTGGTGATGGGGCAGAAGAGATGTTCTCATATACACTG TTGTTTAGCATAAACTACCCCAGCCTGCGTGACAACACCACCCTGCAGAGGGTCCTGGTGAGCGAGGTGTTGTACTGGGCGGAGAAGCTGAAGAGCGGATGGACAGACCAGGAACCGGAGCGGGGCAGTGTTTCCACAAGGCGTCAGAGCGAGGGCG cagcaggtgaaacgCACAGGGGAAGTCCAGTGGGTCTGTTCAGCAGGCGTGTGTCAGAAGAACAGGATGAGGAGGTGTCCTGGACAAATCTCCAAGGACAACAGGAATCGTGTACATTAACAAG GTGTGTGGCTGTCcctctggctgtgctgtggtcctgCTGTCCCAAGGTCAGGGACCTCAGTGGAAGTCTGAGCAACCTCAGACAGTTACTGCTGGATGAACCCAAAGTTAAACTGAGCCAGGAttgctctgctgtgcttttaCATTACAAGGAACCAG ATCCTGAAGAGGAGGATTTTAATGTTTTGGAGGACAGTGGCTACGCAGAGGCCAGTCACTGCTCACACAGCGCTCAACACTGGGAGGACTGGCAGGCAGATCTTTGA
- the fam102bb gene encoding protein FAM102B isoform X2 produces MDLMMMKKKKFKFKVDFELDELSSVPFVNGVLFCKVRLLDGGFSEESSRESVQANCVRWRKRFSFPCKMSASAGTGVLDPCVCRVSVRKELKGGKTYAKLGFADLNLAEFAGSGSTTRRCLLEGYDTKNTRQDNSILKVIISTQLMSGDPCFKTPPSTATVIGIQGEGGSLLEERRGGDAQKGSSESREGKCTVVSDELGGCGHSRTSSYASQQSKVSGYSTGHSRSSSMSEFSHRRNHSVGSASTGIGSIPEPNEDRDRESRPCPALPEHPVPPATTSNPQGTPVQSASSCERLNRHPVKQDSMESQLKRMDDTRVDADDVVEKILQSQDFTPSLLDSSAEEEGLRLFVGPGGSTALGSHRLHTRVGAGAYEQVVIKR; encoded by the exons ATGGATctaatgatgatgaagaagaagaagttcaAGTTTAAGGTGGATTTCGAGCTGGACGAGCTCTCGTCGGTTCCCTTTGTCAACGGCGTCCTCTTCTGTAAAGTCCGGCTGCTGGACGGCGGCTTCTCCGAGGAGTCTTCTCG GGAGTCGGTGCAGGCCAACTGTGTGCGATGGAGGAAGCGCTTCTCTTTCCCCTGTAAGATGAGTGCCAGCGCTGGAACCGGAGTCCTGGACCCCTGCGTGTGTCGCGTGTCTGTCAGAAAG GAGCTGAAGGGAGGGAAGACATATGCAAAG CTTGGCTTTGCAGATCTGAATTTAGCAGAGTTTGCCGGCTCAGGGAGCACGACCCGCAGATGTTTGCTGGAAGGATACGATACCAAAAATACTCGTCAGGATAACTCCATTCTGAAG GTCATCATCAGTACGCAGCTCATGTCTGGCGATCCCTGTTTTAAGAC GCCTCCGTCCACAGCCACCGTGATTGGGATCCAGGGTGAGGGAGGCAGCcttctggaggagaggaggggtggaGACGCACAGAAAGGCTCCTCTG AAAGTCGAGAAGGGAAGTGTACAGTGGTTTCTGATGAGCTGGGAGGCTGCGGCCACTCTCGAACATCCAGCTACGCCAGCCAACAATCCAAAGTCTCAG GCTACAGCACAGGTCACTCCCGCTCCTCTAGCATGTCAGAGTTCAGCCACCGGAGGAACCATTCAGTGGGCAGCGCCTCCACGGGCATCGGCAGCATCCCTGAACCCAACGAGGACCGAGACAGAGAGTCCAGACCCTGTCCTGCTCTGCCAGAACACCCAGTGCCCCCCGCCACCACTAGCAACCCACAAGGCACACCAGTACAGAGCGCCTCGTCCTGTGAACGACTCAACAG ACACCCAGTGAAACAGGACTCCATGGAGTCACAGCTCAAGAGAATGGACGACACGAGGGTAGACGCTGATGATGTCGTGGAAAAAATTCTCCAAAGCCAAGATTTCACACCCAGCCTACTGGACTCGAGCGCTGAAG AGGAAGGACTGCGTCTGTTTGTCGGGCCTGGGGGAAGTACAGCCCTTGGAAGCCATCGCCTTCACACCAG GGTTGGAGCTGGAGCGTACGAGCAGGTGGTAATAAAGCGCTAG
- the LOC114853117 gene encoding transmembrane protein 69-like has translation MLHSVFRRITFAAQRVFHWAPPAQQCCTSTLVGASCIRSGSLQTRSWSSSTEMVTGLFKLPVTGLLRTEPFLGTQVCTSQFLVRNKQFHSSAVWLKKREKPEAPPKELDLLRYDLKDLWKGPRPALCLGFAGLIPFVSPTLLMAVTETYFPDLAFAQLAYGASILSFLGGVRWGFALPDSSPAKPDWLNLANSVVPPLLAWAAMLMSDSIDPAATMVIMGLGISLHYDLSLLPTYPSWFKALRAVLTIVAFFSLVGTLVMNEMYPAKNLFPE, from the exons ATGCTCCATTCTGTATTTAGAAGAATCACATTTGCAGCGCAGAGG GTATTTCACTGGGCTCCCCCTGCACAACAATGCTGCACATCAACCTTGGTTGGAGCTTCTTGTATCAGATCAGGCTCCCTCCAGACCAGGTCCTGGTCTTCATCTACAGAAATGGTCACTGGCCTTTTTAAACTTCCAGTCACTGGTTTGTTGAGGACTGAACCTTTCCTGGGGACTCAAGTCTGTACTTCACAATTTCTAGTGAGGAACAAACAATTCCACTCGTCTGCTGTGTGGCTGAAGAAGCGAGAAAAGCCAGAGGCTCCTCCTAAAGAGCTGGATCTGTTACGTTATGACTTAAAGGACCTGTGGAAGGGTCCCAGACCGGCCTTGTGCCTCGGGTTTGCAGGGCTGATTCCTTTCGTGTCTCCTACTCTGCTCATGGCTGTGACTGAAACCTACTTCCCAGATCTGGCTTTTGCACAGTTGGCCTACGGTGCATCCATCCTGTCCTTCCTGGGTGGGGTTCGCTGGGGATTTGCTCTTCCTGACAGTAGCCCAGCCAAGCCTGACTGGCTCAACCTGGCCAACAGTGTGGTTCCCCCTCTGTTAGCCTGGGCAGCCATGCTCATGAGCGACAGCATTGATCCTGCAGCCACCATGGTTATCATGGGACTTGGAATCTCACTGCACTACGATCTCTCCCTCCTGCCTACGTACCCCAGCTGGTTCAAGGCCCTGCGCGCAGTTCTCACCATAGTTGCATTCTTTTCACTAGTTGGTACTCTCGTGATGAATGAAATGTACCCAGCAAAGAACCTGTTTCCTGAATAA
- the fam102bb gene encoding protein FAM102B isoform X1, whose translation MDLMMMKKKKFKFKVDFELDELSSVPFVNGVLFCKVRLLDGGFSEESSRESVQANCVRWRKRFSFPCKMSASAGTGVLDPCVCRVSVRKELKGGKTYAKLGFADLNLAEFAGSGSTTRRCLLEGYDTKNTRQDNSILKVIISTQLMSGDPCFKTPPSTATVIGIQGEGGSLLEERRGGDAQKGSSAESREGKCTVVSDELGGCGHSRTSSYASQQSKVSGYSTGHSRSSSMSEFSHRRNHSVGSASTGIGSIPEPNEDRDRESRPCPALPEHPVPPATTSNPQGTPVQSASSCERLNRHPVKQDSMESQLKRMDDTRVDADDVVEKILQSQDFTPSLLDSSAEEEGLRLFVGPGGSTALGSHRLHTRVGAGAYEQVVIKR comes from the exons ATGGATctaatgatgatgaagaagaagaagttcaAGTTTAAGGTGGATTTCGAGCTGGACGAGCTCTCGTCGGTTCCCTTTGTCAACGGCGTCCTCTTCTGTAAAGTCCGGCTGCTGGACGGCGGCTTCTCCGAGGAGTCTTCTCG GGAGTCGGTGCAGGCCAACTGTGTGCGATGGAGGAAGCGCTTCTCTTTCCCCTGTAAGATGAGTGCCAGCGCTGGAACCGGAGTCCTGGACCCCTGCGTGTGTCGCGTGTCTGTCAGAAAG GAGCTGAAGGGAGGGAAGACATATGCAAAG CTTGGCTTTGCAGATCTGAATTTAGCAGAGTTTGCCGGCTCAGGGAGCACGACCCGCAGATGTTTGCTGGAAGGATACGATACCAAAAATACTCGTCAGGATAACTCCATTCTGAAG GTCATCATCAGTACGCAGCTCATGTCTGGCGATCCCTGTTTTAAGAC GCCTCCGTCCACAGCCACCGTGATTGGGATCCAGGGTGAGGGAGGCAGCcttctggaggagaggaggggtggaGACGCACAGAAAGGCTCCTCTG CAGAAAGTCGAGAAGGGAAGTGTACAGTGGTTTCTGATGAGCTGGGAGGCTGCGGCCACTCTCGAACATCCAGCTACGCCAGCCAACAATCCAAAGTCTCAG GCTACAGCACAGGTCACTCCCGCTCCTCTAGCATGTCAGAGTTCAGCCACCGGAGGAACCATTCAGTGGGCAGCGCCTCCACGGGCATCGGCAGCATCCCTGAACCCAACGAGGACCGAGACAGAGAGTCCAGACCCTGTCCTGCTCTGCCAGAACACCCAGTGCCCCCCGCCACCACTAGCAACCCACAAGGCACACCAGTACAGAGCGCCTCGTCCTGTGAACGACTCAACAG ACACCCAGTGAAACAGGACTCCATGGAGTCACAGCTCAAGAGAATGGACGACACGAGGGTAGACGCTGATGATGTCGTGGAAAAAATTCTCCAAAGCCAAGATTTCACACCCAGCCTACTGGACTCGAGCGCTGAAG AGGAAGGACTGCGTCTGTTTGTCGGGCCTGGGGGAAGTACAGCCCTTGGAAGCCATCGCCTTCACACCAG GGTTGGAGCTGGAGCGTACGAGCAGGTGGTAATAAAGCGCTAG
- the fam102bb gene encoding protein FAM102B isoform X3: MDLMMMKKKKFKFKVDFELDELSSVPFVNGVLFCKVRLLDGGFSEESSRESVQANCVRWRKRFSFPCKMSASAGTGVLDPCVCRVSVRKELKGGKTYAKLGFADLNLAEFAGSGSTTRRCLLEGYDTKNTRQDNSILKVIISTQLMSGDPCFKTPPSTATVIGIQGEGGSLLEERRGGDAQKGSSAESREGKCTVVSDELGGCGHSRTSSYASQQSKVSGYSTGHSRSSSMSEFSHRRNHSVGSASTGIGSIPEPNEDRDRESRPCPALPEHPVPPATTSNPQGTPVQSASSCERLNRGRTASVCRAWGKYSPWKPSPSHQGWSWSVRAGGNKALDLSNRDTYTGGISVCFSLHSYSTVEM, from the exons ATGGATctaatgatgatgaagaagaagaagttcaAGTTTAAGGTGGATTTCGAGCTGGACGAGCTCTCGTCGGTTCCCTTTGTCAACGGCGTCCTCTTCTGTAAAGTCCGGCTGCTGGACGGCGGCTTCTCCGAGGAGTCTTCTCG GGAGTCGGTGCAGGCCAACTGTGTGCGATGGAGGAAGCGCTTCTCTTTCCCCTGTAAGATGAGTGCCAGCGCTGGAACCGGAGTCCTGGACCCCTGCGTGTGTCGCGTGTCTGTCAGAAAG GAGCTGAAGGGAGGGAAGACATATGCAAAG CTTGGCTTTGCAGATCTGAATTTAGCAGAGTTTGCCGGCTCAGGGAGCACGACCCGCAGATGTTTGCTGGAAGGATACGATACCAAAAATACTCGTCAGGATAACTCCATTCTGAAG GTCATCATCAGTACGCAGCTCATGTCTGGCGATCCCTGTTTTAAGAC GCCTCCGTCCACAGCCACCGTGATTGGGATCCAGGGTGAGGGAGGCAGCcttctggaggagaggaggggtggaGACGCACAGAAAGGCTCCTCTG CAGAAAGTCGAGAAGGGAAGTGTACAGTGGTTTCTGATGAGCTGGGAGGCTGCGGCCACTCTCGAACATCCAGCTACGCCAGCCAACAATCCAAAGTCTCAG GCTACAGCACAGGTCACTCCCGCTCCTCTAGCATGTCAGAGTTCAGCCACCGGAGGAACCATTCAGTGGGCAGCGCCTCCACGGGCATCGGCAGCATCCCTGAACCCAACGAGGACCGAGACAGAGAGTCCAGACCCTGTCCTGCTCTGCCAGAACACCCAGTGCCCCCCGCCACCACTAGCAACCCACAAGGCACACCAGTACAGAGCGCCTCGTCCTGTGAACGACTCAACAG AGGAAGGACTGCGTCTGTTTGTCGGGCCTGGGGGAAGTACAGCCCTTGGAAGCCATCGCCTTCACACCAG GGTTGGAGCTGGAGCGTACGAGCAGGTGGTAATAAAGCGCTAGACCTTAGTAATAGAGACACTTATACAGGCGGTATAAGTGTTTGTTTCAGTCTCCATTCCTACAGCACAGTTGAAATGTGA
- the henmt1 gene encoding small RNA 2'-O-methyltransferase isoform X3, whose protein sequence is MYGLSPLAADYLQPSCDQLCVELYQGSVTQKDSRLRGFDLVTSIELIEHLSPADVGSFSDVVFGYMTPVVVIVSTPNSEFNPLLPGLVGYRHTDHKFEWTRAEFRSWALKVCEDYEYEVEFTGVGQAPPGQQEQFGFCSQIGVFQRLGGKHGCNTFGDGAEEMFSYTLLFSINYPSLRDNTTLQRVLVSEVLYWAEKLKSGWTDQEPERGSVSTRRQSEGAAGETHRGSPVGLFSRRVSEEQDEEVSWTNLQGQQESCTLTRCVAVPLAVLWSCCPKVRDLSGSLSNLRQLLLDEPKVKLSQDCSAVLLHYKEPDPEEEDFNVLEDSGYAEASHCSHSAQHWEDWQADL, encoded by the exons AT GTATGGATTATCTCCTTTGGCAGCTGACTACCTTCAGCCGAGTTGTGATCAGCTGTGCGTTGAGTTGTACCAAGGATCCGTCACACAGAAAGACTCCCGCCTCAGAGGATTTGATCTGGTGACCAGTATTGAGCT CATAGAGCATCTTTCTCCTGCTGATGTGGGGTCCTTCTCTGATGTGGTGTTTGGTTACATGACTCCTGTGGTGGTTATTGTCAGCACtccaaactctgagtttaaccCACTTCTCCCTGGACTGGTCGGTTACAGACACACTGACCACAAATTCGAATGGACCAGAGCAGAGTTCAGATCCTG GGCTCTAAAGGTGTGTGAGGACTATGAGTATGAGGTAGAGTTCACTGGTGTTGGACAGGCGCCACCAGGCCAGCAGGAGCAATTTGGTTTCTGCTCCCAGATTGGTGTGTTTCAGCGTCTTGGAGGTAAACATGGATGCAACACATTTGGTGATGGGGCAGAAGAGATGTTCTCATATACACTG TTGTTTAGCATAAACTACCCCAGCCTGCGTGACAACACCACCCTGCAGAGGGTCCTGGTGAGCGAGGTGTTGTACTGGGCGGAGAAGCTGAAGAGCGGATGGACAGACCAGGAACCGGAGCGGGGCAGTGTTTCCACAAGGCGTCAGAGCGAGGGCG cagcaggtgaaacgCACAGGGGAAGTCCAGTGGGTCTGTTCAGCAGGCGTGTGTCAGAAGAACAGGATGAGGAGGTGTCCTGGACAAATCTCCAAGGACAACAGGAATCGTGTACATTAACAAG GTGTGTGGCTGTCcctctggctgtgctgtggtcctgCTGTCCCAAGGTCAGGGACCTCAGTGGAAGTCTGAGCAACCTCAGACAGTTACTGCTGGATGAACCCAAAGTTAAACTGAGCCAGGAttgctctgctgtgcttttaCATTACAAGGAACCAG ATCCTGAAGAGGAGGATTTTAATGTTTTGGAGGACAGTGGCTACGCAGAGGCCAGTCACTGCTCACACAGCGCTCAACACTGGGAGGACTGGCAGGCAGATCTTTGA
- the slc25a24 gene encoding calcium-binding mitochondrial carrier protein SCaMC-1 — protein sequence MFHAVRKLLFTHCRCADDATTTTYEELFAKLDTNKDGRVDVSELKAGLEAMGFKTSSGSAQEIVSSGDEDKDDSLNFIEFSNYLKEHEKKLMLTFKSLDKNNDGRIDFTEIQQSLADLGLEISKEGAEKILRSIDADGTMTVDWNEWREHFLFNPATDLQEIIRYWKHTTVLDIGDSLTIPDEFTEEEKTSGLWWKQLAAGGMAGAVSRTGTAPLDRMKVFMQVHASKSNQISLVGGFKQMLKEGGVSSLWRGNGINVLKIAPETAIKFMAYEQYKKLLSSEPGKVKTHERFMAGSLAGASAQTAIYPMEVMKTRLTLRKTGQYSGMFDCAKKILRREGVKAFYKGYIPNILGIIPYAGIDLAVYESLKNVWLSRYAKDTANPGVLVLLGCGTISSTCGQLASYPLALIRTRMQAQASVEGSEQLPMNKMVKKILEKEGFFGLYRGILPNFMKVIPAVSISYVVYEYMRSGLGIQK from the exons ATGTTCCACGCCGTGAGGAAGCTGCTTTTCACGCACTGTCGCTGCGCAGATGATGCGACGACGACGACGTACGAGGAGCTGTTCGCCAAACTGGACACGAACAAGGATGGGAGAGTAGATGTGTCCGAGCTGAAGGCTGGTCTGGAGGCCATGGGCTTCAAAACCAGCTCAGGATCTGCCCAG gaaatagTTTCCTCTGGAGACGAAGACAAAGACGACAGCCTCAACTTCATAGAGTTCTCCAACTACCTTAAAGAACACGAGAAGAAGTTAATGCTGACCTTCAAGAGTTTGGACAAAAACAATGATG GTCGAATAGACTTCACGGAGATTCAGCAGTCGCTCGCAGATCTGGGACTGGAGATCAGTAAGGAGGGCGCGGAGAAGATCCTCAGGAG CATCGATGCCGACGGCACCATGACTGTGGACTGGAACGAATGGAGGGAGCATTTCCTGTTCAACCCAGCCACCGACCTGCAGGAGATCATCCGCTACTGGAAGCACACCAcg GTGCTGGACATTGGCGACAGTCTCACCATCCCAGACGAgttcacggaggaggagaagacgagCGGGCTGTGGTGGAAGCAGCTGGCGGCGGGCGGCATGGCCGGCGCCGTGTCCCGGACGGGCACGGCGCCGCTGGACCGTATGAAGGTCTTCATGCAG GTTCACGCTTCCAAAAGCAATCAAATCAGCCTGGTTGGTGGCTTCAAGCAAATGTTAAAGGAAGGAGGTGTGTCGTCTCTGTGGAGAGGAAACGGCATCAACGTCCTGAAGATCGCCCCGGAGACGGCCATTAAGTTCATGGCCTATGAGCag TATAAGAAGCTGCTGTCCAGTGAACCAGGAAAGGTCAAGACCCACGAGAGGTTCATGGCCGGCTCGTTGGCCGGAGCCTCGGCGCAAACGGCCATCTACCCCATGGAG GTGATGAAAACGCGTCTGACTCTGCGCAAGACTGGTCAGTACTCAGGAATGTTTGACTGTGCCAAGAAAATcctgaggagggagggagtgaaggCCTTCTACAAGGGCTACATCCCCAACATTCTGGGCATCATTCCCTACGCTGGCATCGACCTGGCGGTTTATGAG AGCCTGAAGAACGTCTGGTTGTCCCGCTACGCCAAAGACACAGCCAACCCCGGCGTTCTGGTGCTTCTGGGCTGTGGCACCATCTCCAGCACGTGTGGTCAGCTGGCCAGCTACCCTCTGGCTCTGATCCGCACCAGGATGCAGGCGCAAG CTTCTGTGGAGGGTTCAGAGCAGCTGCCCATGAACAAGATGGTGAAGAAGATTCTAGAAAAGGAAGGCTTCTTTGGACTTTACCGCGGCATCTTGCCCAACTTTATGAAGGTCATTCCGGCCGTGAGCATCAGCTACGTGGTGTATGAGTACATGCGGTCGGGCCTGGGCATTCAGAAGTAG